Proteins from a genomic interval of Oceanispirochaeta crateris:
- a CDS encoding ABC transporter permease yields MIEFPDIVGIPLAKWIDQGMTWLLENLSGFFDAIGFIILQVVAGIERLFLFIPWFIIILLVGLAGWKLVGKLKTGIVFMILMFMIGTFGYWELAMRTLSLVIASVFFSLLIGIPLGIHMARSDRGESILKPLLDGMQTMPSFVYLIPALMFFGMGKVPAMFATIIYAVPPVIRLTNVGIRTVDKEAVEASKAFGATPMQVLFDVQLPLAKPSIMVGINQTTMMALAMVVIGSMIGAKGLGMEVLLAINRIEVGRGFEAGISIVFLAIIIDRITHSFSESKK; encoded by the coding sequence ATGATTGAATTCCCTGATATTGTAGGAATCCCCCTGGCTAAATGGATAGACCAAGGCATGACCTGGCTGTTAGAAAACCTGAGTGGTTTTTTTGATGCCATTGGATTTATCATACTTCAGGTTGTAGCAGGAATTGAACGTCTTTTCCTCTTTATCCCCTGGTTTATCATTATCCTTCTTGTAGGACTGGCTGGATGGAAACTTGTGGGTAAATTGAAAACTGGGATTGTTTTCATGATCCTAATGTTTATGATCGGTACTTTCGGATACTGGGAACTGGCTATGAGAACACTCAGCCTTGTTATAGCATCGGTCTTTTTCTCACTCCTTATTGGAATCCCTCTGGGAATTCATATGGCTCGGAGCGATAGAGGAGAATCCATCCTGAAACCACTTCTGGACGGAATGCAGACCATGCCCAGTTTTGTCTACCTTATTCCAGCCCTCATGTTCTTTGGAATGGGAAAAGTTCCAGCCATGTTTGCCACCATTATTTATGCGGTGCCTCCGGTCATCCGATTGACCAATGTCGGTATCAGAACCGTAGATAAAGAAGCCGTGGAAGCCTCAAAAGCCTTTGGAGCGACCCCGATGCAGGTTTTATTTGATGTGCAGCTCCCGCTGGCCAAACCATCTATCATGGTTGGAATCAACCAGACGACAATGATGGCCCTGGCCATGGTTGTTATTGGTTCCATGATCGGAGCCAAGGGTCTGGGGATGGAAGTCCTTTTGGCCATCAACCGGATTGAAGTCGGTAGAGGTTTTGAAGCCGGAATCTCCATTGTATTTCTGGCGATCATCATCGACAGAATTACCCATTCCTTTTCTGAATCTAAGAAATAA
- a CDS encoding ABC transporter substrate-binding protein — MKKSILIIQVLLLMFSFSLTAEGQKDNDTTTIVFGDVSWDSVQVHNRIVAFIIENGYTGYKADFIPGDTMPVINGVIRGDIDVDMESWHNNVYEIYEKGINSGDMVDLGKNMPDAPQGWWVPRYLVEGPDAQAPNLKSIDDLPQYADLFTDPEDSSKGIIYGGVAGWGQLAISEDFYEEHNLSETFNLGVAGSGTALAGTMVGAYAKKEPWVGYYWAPTAVLGKLDMIRLPGTEYPAAAVNILVNKSMLEKAPDVVEMLKKYSTTVDQNNQFLAKMDAEGWDTQQTAEWFLKNNEEVWTKWVSSEVAEKVKAAL, encoded by the coding sequence ATGAAAAAGAGTATTTTAATAATTCAGGTGTTACTCCTGATGTTTTCGTTCTCCCTGACTGCTGAAGGTCAGAAGGACAACGATACCACAACCATCGTATTTGGAGATGTATCCTGGGACAGTGTCCAGGTTCATAACAGAATTGTAGCATTCATCATCGAAAACGGATACACAGGCTATAAAGCAGATTTTATTCCTGGAGATACCATGCCTGTCATCAACGGAGTTATCCGAGGTGACATTGATGTAGATATGGAATCCTGGCATAACAATGTTTATGAGATCTATGAAAAGGGAATCAATTCCGGTGACATGGTGGATCTTGGTAAAAATATGCCCGATGCACCTCAGGGCTGGTGGGTTCCCCGCTACCTTGTTGAAGGTCCAGATGCACAGGCACCTAACCTAAAATCAATTGACGACCTTCCCCAGTATGCTGATCTTTTTACAGATCCCGAAGATTCTTCCAAAGGAATCATCTACGGTGGTGTTGCAGGATGGGGTCAGTTAGCCATTTCTGAAGACTTCTATGAAGAACATAACCTGTCTGAAACATTTAACCTGGGAGTTGCCGGATCCGGAACAGCCCTTGCAGGTACCATGGTTGGGGCTTATGCCAAAAAAGAACCCTGGGTTGGATACTACTGGGCACCAACAGCCGTCCTTGGAAAACTGGATATGATCCGTCTTCCTGGAACTGAATACCCTGCAGCAGCAGTCAATATCCTCGTGAACAAATCCATGCTTGAAAAAGCACCTGATGTTGTAGAGATGTTGAAAAAATATTCTACCACTGTTGATCAGAACAACCAGTTCCTGGCGAAAATGGATGCAGAAGGTTGGGACACACAACAGACTGCCGAATGGTTCTTGAAGAACAACGAAGAAGTTTGGACCAAGTGGGTCTCTTCTGAAGTTGCCGAAAAAGTAAAAGCGGCTCTTTAA
- the thiW gene encoding energy coupling factor transporter S component ThiW, whose translation MSKKNIKQIAHVIVFMALAIALSPFTSLPIGIAKINPTQHFVNVFLAVLVTTRMNVAAAAGVSLIRNALGLGTLLAFPGSMIGAFLSGLAFRMTRKISAAVLGEIIGTGLIAPLLSSFLIAPGIMGKEIGFMALLPGFLLSSISGSLLAFIVLLRLEKAHVIHTEPVI comes from the coding sequence ATGAGCAAAAAAAATATTAAGCAAATCGCTCATGTGATCGTCTTTATGGCACTGGCTATTGCCCTGTCTCCTTTCACAAGTCTTCCCATCGGTATAGCCAAAATCAATCCGACCCAGCATTTTGTAAATGTTTTTCTGGCTGTTTTGGTTACGACACGAATGAATGTGGCCGCTGCCGCAGGAGTCTCTCTCATCCGCAATGCCCTGGGTCTGGGAACCCTTTTGGCTTTTCCGGGCAGTATGATCGGTGCCTTCTTGTCTGGTTTGGCCTTTCGAATGACCAGAAAAATCTCTGCAGCGGTCCTAGGAGAAATCATTGGGACAGGACTGATTGCTCCACTTTTAAGCAGCTTCCTCATAGCCCCTGGAATCATGGGGAAGGAAATCGGGTTTATGGCTCTGCTCCCTGGCTTCCTGCTCAGTTCTATCTCCGGTAGTTTATTGGCTTTTATTGTTCTTCTCAGATTGGAAAAAGCGCATGTTATCCATACAGAACCTGTCATTTAA
- a CDS encoding FecR family protein: MKWYPRLLLIVLFISSPLNISAENLLEYLEGDVVILRDNDRLEGDFGMELEQGDIVLTQNDSLAILDLEGGRILKMKENSSLKLENLSHNTRLELKKGGVFSRVDHIVNGRFEIRTESVVAGVRGTEFFVAFGKTENEASDIWLCVNDGTVEVAIAGSKDSVLVNEGEGINILGGKELTPPEAYEWTKDLNWNTDPEAGNVRDELDLLDAYSDSRNRNFF; the protein is encoded by the coding sequence ATGAAATGGTACCCAAGACTCTTATTGATAGTGTTATTTATATCCAGCCCTTTGAATATCAGCGCAGAGAATCTTCTGGAATATCTGGAAGGTGATGTTGTCATTCTCAGAGACAACGATCGCCTGGAGGGAGATTTTGGCATGGAACTGGAACAGGGTGATATCGTTCTGACTCAGAATGACTCTCTTGCCATTCTGGACCTGGAAGGCGGAAGGATTCTTAAAATGAAGGAAAACAGCAGTCTGAAACTGGAAAACTTGAGCCACAATACAAGGCTGGAACTGAAGAAAGGCGGTGTTTTCTCAAGAGTGGACCATATTGTCAATGGGAGATTTGAAATTAGAACCGAATCAGTCGTGGCAGGAGTTAGAGGCACTGAATTTTTTGTAGCCTTTGGAAAGACAGAGAATGAGGCTTCCGATATCTGGCTCTGTGTGAATGACGGAACTGTTGAGGTTGCCATAGCCGGAAGTAAGGATTCAGTCCTGGTGAATGAAGGCGAAGGGATTAATATTCTTGGTGGAAAGGAGCTTACTCCTCCCGAAGCCTATGAGTGGACAAAAGACCTGAACTGGAACACAGACCCTGAGGCAGGGAATGTCAGAGACGAATTGGATCTTCTGGACGCTTATTCGGACTCCCGGAACCGGAATTTTTTCTAG
- a CDS encoding quaternary amine ABC transporter ATP-binding protein, whose protein sequence is MTDTTLEAEHSNVQPGGSDSPQIIIKDLWKIYGRDPKRILKKDIRNKSKEEIQKKTGCIVGMRNINLNIEKGQFYILMGLSGSGKSTLVRNLIRLVNPTSGSITINGKNVTKMNLEQLLQFRRNTFGMVFQHYGLLPHLTVLDNAAYGLKVKGMSKGERYAKAMRTLETVGLKGWEDYYPGSLSGGMQQRVGLARALANEPDILLMDEPFSGLDPLIRRQMQDELVELQETLKKTIIFVTHDLHEALKLGDKIAIMRNGEVVQEGTPEDIVTHPANDYVQEFVRDASPAKVLTAGSIMEEPKIILYDWEGAKTAQTLLLSNNRRSAFVVNKARKFLGITTEVKLNDLLENKDYKGGIPDSIIRKVPTVTEDTILEDMFSIVNENPYPIPVVDELGRFKGKVTTDQIFESITPYNEGDSND, encoded by the coding sequence ATGACAGATACGACTCTTGAGGCTGAACATTCAAATGTTCAACCCGGGGGGAGTGATTCCCCTCAAATCATCATCAAGGATTTATGGAAGATCTACGGCAGAGACCCTAAAAGGATTCTGAAGAAAGACATTCGCAATAAATCAAAAGAAGAAATACAGAAAAAAACCGGTTGTATTGTCGGTATGCGCAATATCAACCTGAATATCGAAAAAGGTCAGTTTTACATTCTGATGGGCTTATCCGGAAGCGGTAAATCAACCCTTGTCAGAAATCTCATCCGCCTCGTAAATCCCACTAGTGGCTCTATCACAATCAATGGTAAAAATGTGACGAAAATGAATCTGGAACAACTCCTCCAGTTCAGACGAAATACCTTTGGAATGGTCTTTCAGCATTACGGCCTCCTGCCGCATCTGACTGTCCTGGACAATGCAGCCTATGGCCTGAAGGTCAAAGGCATGTCAAAAGGCGAGCGTTACGCCAAAGCCATGAGAACTCTTGAGACAGTTGGACTCAAAGGCTGGGAAGATTACTATCCAGGCTCCTTGAGCGGAGGAATGCAGCAGCGCGTAGGCCTTGCCAGAGCTCTTGCCAACGAGCCGGACATTCTCCTTATGGATGAACCTTTTAGCGGCCTCGACCCACTCATCCGCAGACAGATGCAGGATGAACTGGTAGAACTCCAGGAAACTCTGAAAAAGACGATTATCTTTGTGACTCACGACCTTCACGAAGCCCTCAAGCTGGGTGATAAAATTGCCATTATGAGAAATGGCGAGGTCGTTCAAGAAGGAACACCCGAAGATATTGTGACACACCCTGCCAATGATTATGTTCAGGAATTTGTACGGGACGCTTCACCTGCCAAGGTTTTAACCGCCGGAAGCATCATGGAAGAACCCAAGATCATCCTTTATGACTGGGAAGGTGCCAAAACAGCACAGACTCTCCTGCTCTCCAACAACCGTCGTTCGGCCTTTGTTGTAAATAAGGCCAGAAAATTCTTGGGGATAACAACAGAAGTAAAACTAAACGATTTACTTGAAAACAAAGATTATAAGGGCGGGATACCCGATTCCATTATTCGGAAGGTACCCACCGTGACAGAAGATACAATTTTGGAAGACATGTTTTCCATAGTCAATGAAAACCCCTACCCCATTCCTGTCGTGGATGAACTGGGGAGATTCAAGGGAAAAGTGACAACTGACCAGATCTTCGAATCTATCACTCCCTACAATGAAGGAGACAGCAATGATTGA
- a CDS encoding sodium:solute symporter family transporter: protein MILTASLGGMALLSSLFVIMGFKGKPETLDDYITHRGKSSSLVAGFSLAASVLGGWILFSPAETGTWAGISGLIGYAFGQAMPLFLLAFFGPVLLNLLPRGYGFSDYIASRYGRKTAFMASIIMLFYMGTFLSAELTAIGQVMEFAFRIPLLISCSLIMLLVFAYVFRGGLGASIKTDKIQLYVLVPLLLALATAVVYELSMKNGSLGDQIHAAAPELLSFTFIPGWKFGIVLFLGVTCSNLFHQGFWQRIYTVKENQSQKNAFLLGGIIIIPLVLLAGFFGIFARSAGTLNPAEPSLAVFSLLSLLSPLFTVILVLLAFLLVLSSIDTLLNGIVSTIVSWKGIEKESPHQLLRAQFLTVLIGSIAVFFGSRGGSVLYLFLLADLICSAFAFPLLYGLFNKNISGGQSMLAGFTAIILGAPFFPGPDFSSWSGLPADMFISFLLALSSAAIISVFAGLRKNKNG, encoded by the coding sequence ATGATTTTAACAGCAAGCCTGGGGGGGATGGCCCTCCTGAGTTCTTTATTTGTGATCATGGGTTTTAAGGGGAAACCGGAGACTCTGGATGACTATATTACCCATAGAGGTAAGAGCAGCTCCCTTGTGGCGGGTTTTAGTCTGGCAGCTTCGGTGCTGGGTGGATGGATTCTGTTCAGTCCGGCGGAGACCGGAACCTGGGCGGGAATCAGTGGACTGATCGGGTATGCCTTCGGGCAGGCCATGCCGCTTTTCTTACTGGCTTTTTTCGGTCCGGTCCTGCTTAATCTCCTCCCCCGGGGGTATGGATTTAGTGACTATATTGCCTCTCGGTATGGAAGAAAAACAGCCTTTATGGCCAGCATTATCATGCTGTTCTACATGGGGACTTTTTTAAGTGCCGAACTGACAGCCATCGGACAGGTCATGGAATTCGCCTTTCGTATTCCTCTTTTGATCAGCTGCAGTCTCATTATGCTTCTGGTCTTTGCCTATGTGTTTAGAGGTGGGTTGGGTGCTTCTATAAAAACAGACAAAATCCAGCTTTATGTGCTGGTGCCACTTCTTTTAGCTCTTGCTACAGCTGTAGTATACGAACTTTCTATGAAGAACGGGTCTCTGGGAGATCAGATTCATGCGGCTGCGCCGGAGCTTCTCTCCTTTACCTTTATCCCCGGATGGAAATTCGGAATTGTTCTGTTTCTAGGAGTCACCTGCAGCAATCTCTTTCATCAGGGATTCTGGCAGAGGATCTATACGGTAAAAGAGAACCAATCTCAGAAAAATGCCTTTTTGCTGGGTGGAATTATCATCATCCCCCTCGTTCTTCTAGCAGGATTTTTTGGAATCTTTGCCCGTAGCGCTGGGACATTGAATCCTGCAGAACCCTCTTTGGCCGTGTTCAGCCTGCTCTCCCTGCTTTCTCCTCTTTTTACGGTCATCTTAGTACTTTTGGCCTTTCTGCTTGTTCTCAGCAGCATCGATACCCTCTTAAATGGTATTGTCAGTACCATTGTTTCCTGGAAGGGGATTGAAAAAGAAAGTCCTCATCAGTTGCTCAGAGCCCAATTTTTGACAGTTCTTATTGGCAGCATCGCTGTCTTTTTCGGTAGCCGGGGAGGGTCGGTTCTCTACTTATTCCTGCTGGCCGACTTGATCTGCTCCGCCTTTGCCTTTCCGCTTTTATACGGCCTTTTCAATAAGAATATAAGTGGAGGACAGTCCATGCTGGCCGGTTTTACGGCTATCATTCTGGGAGCCCCATTTTTCCCTGGACCCGATTTCAGTTCCTGGTCCGGTTTGCCAGCGGATATGTTTATTTCATTTCTTCTGGCTCTTTCAAGTGCCGCCATCATCTCTGTTTTTGCAGGATTAAGGAAAAATAAAAATGGCTGA
- the ade gene encoding adenine deaminase, whose product MNTRLEHLKQELWASSGKEEADLYIHNIRILNVFTEEIKEGSLVIKNGRIVALSPGWEVKAKQRYDGQGMTAIPGFMDSHIHIETTLLTPEALATVIVPWGTTTLFVDAMEIANVAGIRGLNDLLREKEELPFRLFMEVPSRVPTAPGLETTGGVLGVEEVSHLLKESNAVSLGELDPPKVLNVMDDYLRKILSAREQGRICNGHAIGLEWDDLNTYAAAGLSDDHESVEFQELKDRLSLGIRALIREGSSERNLDALITGVLDHDLPTEDLLFCTDDKHVNDIVREGHISYNVQRSIDLGMNPIKAVKIATINAARHFRLDHELGSLTPGRFADILLVPDMKTMKPQAVFKGGRLVAEKGNILEEQKGLYPAYLNHTVTLQSDLTADDFALKAEGHKALVRVIDMIPDQIINTQSRHWLKIDGGSVCPDVLQDILMLAVVERYGKNGQIGKGFVRGFQLEKGALASSVSHDHHNIVVVGTNLEDMLLAARELERTQGGFAAAWNGEILDSIALPIGGLMSPDSAGEVMEQMNRVNEAVRGLGCPMSAPFMSLSFISLPTVPQLGLTDLGLVDVLNHSLVPVVLKTE is encoded by the coding sequence ATGAATACAAGACTGGAGCATTTAAAGCAAGAATTATGGGCATCATCGGGAAAAGAAGAGGCCGATCTCTATATTCATAATATCCGTATCCTGAATGTCTTCACTGAAGAGATCAAGGAAGGCTCACTTGTAATCAAAAATGGCAGGATTGTGGCTCTTTCTCCAGGATGGGAGGTCAAGGCAAAACAGAGATATGATGGACAAGGCATGACGGCTATTCCCGGTTTTATGGATAGCCATATTCATATTGAAACCACCCTGCTGACACCGGAAGCTCTTGCAACAGTCATTGTGCCCTGGGGTACTACGACCTTGTTTGTAGACGCCATGGAGATTGCCAATGTTGCCGGGATTAGGGGGCTTAATGACCTTCTCAGGGAGAAAGAAGAGCTTCCTTTCCGTCTCTTTATGGAGGTTCCCTCAAGGGTGCCCACTGCACCCGGACTCGAGACCACTGGCGGAGTTCTGGGAGTTGAAGAAGTTTCACATCTCTTAAAGGAATCCAATGCGGTCAGCCTGGGAGAATTGGACCCTCCCAAGGTTCTAAATGTTATGGATGATTACCTCAGGAAAATTCTGAGTGCCAGAGAGCAGGGCCGGATCTGTAATGGCCATGCCATCGGTTTGGAATGGGACGATCTGAATACCTATGCGGCGGCAGGTCTTTCCGATGACCATGAGTCTGTGGAGTTTCAAGAGCTGAAAGATCGTCTGTCTCTGGGAATCCGGGCCTTGATTAGGGAGGGAAGCAGTGAGAGGAATCTGGACGCCCTTATCACAGGCGTTTTGGATCATGATCTTCCAACGGAGGACCTGCTCTTTTGTACGGATGACAAGCATGTGAATGATATCGTCCGTGAGGGGCATATTAGCTATAATGTTCAACGTTCCATCGATCTGGGAATGAATCCCATCAAAGCCGTTAAAATAGCAACCATCAACGCCGCACGACATTTCCGCCTGGATCATGAACTGGGTTCTCTTACCCCGGGACGATTTGCGGATATTCTGCTAGTTCCGGATATGAAAACGATGAAACCTCAAGCCGTTTTTAAGGGAGGCCGTCTTGTTGCCGAAAAAGGAAACATCCTAGAAGAGCAGAAGGGCCTCTATCCTGCATACCTGAATCATACAGTGACTCTCCAGAGTGATTTAACTGCCGATGATTTTGCCCTGAAGGCCGAGGGACATAAGGCCCTTGTCCGGGTCATCGATATGATTCCCGATCAAATCATCAATACACAGAGCCGTCACTGGCTCAAGATTGACGGGGGGAGTGTCTGCCCTGATGTTTTACAGGATATTCTCATGCTCGCTGTGGTTGAGCGTTATGGGAAGAATGGACAGATCGGTAAGGGCTTTGTTCGAGGCTTTCAGCTGGAGAAAGGAGCCCTGGCTTCGTCGGTTTCCCACGACCATCATAATATTGTTGTTGTGGGAACAAATCTCGAGGATATGCTTCTGGCCGCCCGGGAGCTTGAGAGGACACAGGGCGGGTTTGCCGCAGCCTGGAATGGAGAGATTCTGGATTCTATAGCTCTGCCTATTGGAGGACTTATGAGTCCCGATTCTGCCGGGGAGGTTATGGAACAGATGAACAGAGTCAATGAAGCTGTCCGAGGATTGGGTTGCCCCATGTCAGCTCCCTTCATGTCGCTGTCTTTCATCTCCCTTCCCACGGTCCCTCAGTTAGGTTTGACAGATCTGGGATTAGTCGATGTTTTAAATCACAGCCTTGTTCCTGTGGTGTTGAAGACGGAGTAA
- a CDS encoding CbiQ family ECF transporter T component: MKFKLLFLLSIVLMGLQLIIPKSGFLLIPFIIAGLIVRNRKALVSYLRFLVPTSLFLLILYFLFGHFKDGIHTVILLASISLSLQVYLSFYKDLSLYDLLVETGFPKKIAFILYGALNYTLFIKPVIDEIQDAQRLRGIEIPHGMRRVFYFHIFLIPLMVRLLKGAEHLAESLYLRSYEDLH, translated from the coding sequence TTGAAATTTAAACTCTTATTTCTTCTATCCATAGTTCTTATGGGGCTTCAGCTTATCATCCCCAAAAGTGGGTTCCTGCTCATTCCCTTTATTATCGCTGGTCTGATTGTGAGGAACAGGAAGGCTCTGGTATCATACCTTCGTTTTTTAGTTCCCACATCCCTTTTCCTTTTGATTTTATACTTCTTATTCGGGCATTTTAAGGATGGTATCCATACTGTAATACTCCTCGCTTCCATCAGTCTCAGCCTTCAAGTTTACCTCTCATTCTACAAGGATCTGTCTCTTTATGACCTTCTCGTGGAGACGGGCTTTCCTAAAAAAATTGCCTTTATTCTCTATGGCGCTCTCAATTATACTTTATTTATAAAACCAGTTATCGATGAAATTCAGGATGCACAGCGTCTCAGAGGGATCGAAATACCCCATGGGATGAGAAGAGTCTTCTATTTTCATATTTTTCTTATCCCTCTGATGGTCCGTCTTCTCAAGGGAGCCGAGCATCTGGCGGAATCTCTTTACTTGAGGTCCTATGAGGATCTTCACTGA
- a CDS encoding ATP-binding cassette domain-containing protein, with the protein MLSIQNLSFKNRREIFTGLNLTVKRGDFLYLGGPNGAGKTSLLRIIAGLVPSVYPGIVEGTLLYQNEPLKGGGKNLCLTGPWAAARLFCRTVWEEVCFSPSASSERAESLLKYFEIEHLKDRNPQSLSGGEQQLVLICAYLSSDPDLILLDESFAPLSADKGELLADLLLEKHRLGKTILMVEHSLPASLAGYVRSFVLNPEKKRNKGIKFPPMPEGHNGPSSEVSSLLSIQSLVVDLPQGPRFCFEDLFLPPGGLIHLRGPVGSGKSTLIRAITCLQPSRGDLRLGTIDLRSLKRREFCKRISVVLQSPDSQFFCNTVEEELSYSASILKIKDDEYLQFLCDIFELGHTLHQSPFSLSHGEKKKCQLVAALLLKPEVLILDEADAHLDEQGVKILVKVFEKLLDRGTGILFTSHNGDFVEFLKDSSHSVADYCLKGASVEI; encoded by the coding sequence ATGTTATCCATACAGAACCTGTCATTTAAGAATAGGAGGGAAATCTTTACTGGGCTGAATCTTACAGTCAAGCGGGGAGATTTCCTCTATCTGGGAGGACCTAATGGTGCGGGGAAAACCAGTTTACTCCGGATCATAGCCGGGCTTGTTCCATCAGTATATCCGGGTATCGTTGAAGGAACCCTTCTGTATCAAAATGAACCTCTTAAAGGAGGTGGAAAGAATCTCTGTCTTACAGGTCCCTGGGCAGCGGCCCGACTCTTTTGCAGAACCGTATGGGAGGAGGTTTGTTTTTCTCCTTCCGCCTCGAGCGAAAGAGCTGAATCTTTATTGAAGTATTTTGAGATTGAGCATCTGAAAGACCGCAACCCGCAGAGCCTCTCAGGAGGGGAGCAGCAGCTTGTCCTGATCTGTGCCTACCTCAGCTCAGATCCTGATCTGATCCTTCTGGATGAATCCTTTGCTCCCTTATCCGCAGATAAGGGAGAGTTATTGGCTGATCTTCTTCTTGAAAAACACAGACTTGGAAAAACCATCCTTATGGTGGAACACAGCCTCCCTGCATCCCTGGCAGGATATGTCCGTTCCTTTGTGCTGAATCCTGAAAAAAAACGAAACAAGGGGATCAAGTTCCCTCCCATGCCCGAAGGACACAATGGTCCTTCCAGTGAAGTCTCTTCCCTCCTCTCCATACAGAGCTTGGTTGTGGATCTCCCCCAGGGACCCAGGTTCTGTTTTGAAGATTTATTTCTACCCCCCGGGGGGCTCATTCATCTGAGAGGGCCCGTTGGTTCTGGAAAAAGCACGTTGATCCGGGCCATCACCTGCCTGCAACCCAGCCGGGGAGATCTCCGTCTTGGAACCATAGATCTTCGGTCCTTGAAGAGGCGGGAGTTCTGCAAGAGGATTTCTGTGGTCCTTCAGTCTCCAGACAGCCAGTTTTTCTGCAATACCGTAGAAGAAGAGCTTTCCTATTCTGCTTCAATTCTGAAGATAAAAGATGATGAGTATTTGCAGTTTCTGTGTGACATATTTGAACTGGGGCATACCCTGCATCAGAGTCCATTTTCATTGAGTCATGGAGAAAAGAAAAAATGTCAGCTTGTGGCTGCCCTATTGTTAAAACCGGAGGTTCTGATTCTGGATGAAGCGGATGCACATCTGGATGAACAGGGTGTGAAAATATTAGTGAAGGTTTTTGAGAAGCTTCTGGACAGAGGGACGGGGATACTCTTTACCAGTCACAACGGGGACTTTGTTGAATTTTTAAAGGACTCTTCCCATTCCGTCGCCGATTACTGCCTTAAGGGAGCTTCTGTTGAAATTTAA
- the thiE gene encoding thiamine phosphate synthase codes for MAELYGFASNLEEAQMLMAAGVSVIQYRNKGQDHDSLVSTVKKIMTHSHSYPHVQIIVNDSLEAALESAAHGVHLGQDDGDYKSICKQYAQKLMIGVSVDTVQEAIEAEQAGAHSIGAGAVFGSLTKPEAPHMGVPLLKEICRSVSVPVSAIGGITLENLDEVMQAGASYICVISDIMGRDEPELRIQEYLKKLEEG; via the coding sequence ATGGCTGAATTATACGGTTTTGCATCAAATCTGGAAGAAGCTCAAATGCTGATGGCCGCAGGTGTCTCGGTCATTCAATATCGAAATAAAGGTCAGGATCATGACAGCCTGGTTTCCACAGTGAAAAAAATCATGACCCACTCCCATAGTTATCCTCATGTCCAAATTATTGTGAATGACAGTCTGGAGGCGGCTCTGGAATCGGCGGCCCATGGGGTTCATCTGGGACAGGATGATGGTGATTATAAGAGTATTTGTAAACAATATGCACAAAAACTCATGATTGGTGTTTCTGTTGATACTGTCCAGGAGGCGATAGAAGCCGAACAAGCGGGCGCTCATTCCATTGGGGCTGGAGCCGTTTTCGGTTCATTGACAAAACCGGAGGCACCCCATATGGGAGTTCCCCTTCTTAAAGAGATCTGCCGCAGTGTTTCTGTTCCGGTCAGTGCCATCGGTGGTATTACACTCGAAAATCTGGATGAGGTCATGCAGGCCGGAGCATCCTACATCTGCGTTATTTCCGATATCATGGGCAGGGATGAGCCGGAGTTACGGATTCAGGAGTACCTGAAAAAACTGGAGGAAGGATGA